TAGAGCTCGTATGCAAGGCAAAAATGCTTGCTGGGTGCCGGGTACCGACCATGCATCAATTGCTACCGAGGCAAAAGTGGTTGCCAGCTTGAAAGAAAAAGGTATTGATAAAGCTGATTTGACAAGAGAAGAGTTTTTAGAACATGCTTGGCAATGGAAAGAAAAACACGGCGGCATTATACTCGAGCAGTTGAAAAAACTTGGTGCATCTTGCGATTGGGATAGAACTTGTTTTACAATGGACGACATTAGGTACAAATCGGTTATTAAAGTTTTTGTCGATTTGTACGATAAAGGTCTTATTTATCGTGGAGTGCGTATGGTTAATTGGGATCCTGAAGCGCTTACAGCATTGTCAGACGAAGAAGTCATTTATAAAGAGGTAAATTCTAAGCTGTATTATTTAAAATATAAAGTCGAAGGAACCGACGACGAATATGTTACCATTGCAACTACTCGTCCGGAAACAATATTAGGCGATACGGCTGTGTGCGTTAATCCTGCCGACGAAAGATATTTTAATCTTAAAGGTAAAAACGTTATAGTTCCGCTTATTAATCGTGTTGTGCCAATCATTGAAGACCCGTACGTAGATATGGAATTTGGTACAGGCTGTCTTAAAATTACTCCGGCACACGATATTAACGACTACGAAATAGGGATAAAACATAATTTAGAATCTGTAGATATTTTCAATCCCGACGGCACTCTTAATAAAGATGCTCAACTATACGTTGGAAAAGACAGATTTGAAGTAAGAACCCTTATAGTTGAAGATTTGCAAAAAGCCGGTAGCGTTGAAAAAATTGAAGATTATGTCAACAAAGTTGGCTATAGCGAAAGGACAAACGCCGTTATTGAACCAAAATTGTCTATGCAATGGTTTTTGCAAATGCAAAAGTTAGCAAAACCGGCTTTAGATGTTGTTATGGATGATTTTGTGCGTTTCTATCCCGACAAGTTTAAAAATACTTATAGGCATTGGATGGAAAACGTTCACGATTGGTGTATAAGTCGTCAGTTGTGGTGGGGACAAAGAATACCAGCGTATTATTTACCTGATAAGCAAATAGTTGTAGCAAATAATATATACGAAGCTTTAGAAAAAGCCAAGAAAATAAATCCGCAAATAACAGCCGACCAACTTAAACAAGACGATGATGTTTTAGATACTTGGTTCTCGTCGTGGCTGTGGCCCATGTCGGTTTTCGACGGTATTTTAAATCCCGATAATGACGATATACAGTACTATTATCCGACCAACGATTTGGTTACTGCTCCTGAAATTATGTTTTTCTGGGTTGCTCGTATGATAATTGCCAGCATTGAATTTAAAAACAACATCCCATTCAAAAATGTTTATTTTACAGGAATAGTACGTGATAAATTGGGTAGAAAGATGTCTAAATCTCTCGGCAATTCACCCGAGCCAATTGAACTTATCGAAAAATACGGAGCCGATGGCGTTAGAGTAGGTATGCTACTGACTTCGCCTGCCGGAAACGACTTGCCTTTCGACGAAGCTCTTTGCGAACAAGGTAGAAACTTCAGTAATAAAATTTGGAATGCTCTTAAATTGGTTGAAGGTTGGAATGTTGATAAAACTATTCCACAACCCGAATATGCCGAGCAATCAGTAAAATGGTTTAGCAATCAACTTGATTTAGCTATTTCTCAAATTGATAATAGTTTCAACGATTTTAGGCTCAGCGAAGCCCTTATGACAGTGTACAAACTCATATGGGACGATTTTTGTTCGTGGTATTTGGAAATCATCAAGCCCGAATACGGAAAACCAATCGATGCTAAAACATATAATTCTACAGTTGATTTCTTTGTCGGTTTGATGAAAGTGCTTCATCCGTTTATGCCTTTTATTACCGAAGAAATTAACAGCATTTTAGATAATGAAAAAGCTGATTATAAAAGCATTATGATTTCGGAAATGCCTGTGGCTCAAGACTATAGTGATTCGGTAATTAACGATTTTGCAGCAACAAAAGAAATTATCAATTCTATAAGAAATGTCCGCCACAAGTACAATATCCCGAATAAAGATAAAATTGAAATTTTTTACAAAAACATTGGCGATAACTCTATTAACGAATTGCCTTTCAGCGATGTAGTCGTAAAATTAGGCAATTTGAGCAAGTTGTCAGTTTCTGAAAAAATTTCGGAGGGGATTTCTTTTATAGTTGGCAGCTTTGAGTTTTTTGTAGTGATTGAACAAAGCATTAATGTTGAAGAAGAGTTAGAAAAACTAAATCAGGAGCTGAAATATCAAGAAGGTTTTAAAAATTCGGTACTTAAAAAATTGAATAACAAAAAATTTGTCGAGAATGCAAAACCTGAAATTGTGGATTTAGAAAGGAAAAAACTCTCCGATTCGGAAACCAAAATAGAAGCTATACTAAAACAAATTTCAAATCTAAAAAAGTAAAAATGATTACTCCACAAACTAGAATTGATGAGATAGTTGAAAAAAATCCAGGCTCGGTTAAGTATTTAAAAGAACATGGCATTACCTGTATAATCTGCGGCGAACCTGTTTGGATTACTCTTGAAGAAGCTGCAAAAGAAAAAGGTTTCAACGATGAGCAGATTATGGAATTTGTCAGCCAACTTAATAAAATGAAGTAAATCTTAAAAGTTATAATAATGAAAAAACAAATAGCTATAGGTATTGATATTGGTGGCACTCACACAGTAATTGGTGTTGTTGATAAAAACGGACAAATACTACAAGAACTGAAGCCTAGTATTAAAACTCCTGCAAAATCATTAAATCCAAACAACGATAAGTATATATCGGAAAAGTTGTTGACGGAATATATGTCTGAAATATATTCGGCAATACGTTGGATTATATCAGAAGTCAAAAAAAGCGAGCCCGAAATTCAAATTGTAGGAATTGGAATAGGAGCACCAAACGGTTGTTTTTATTCGGGAGAAATCGAGCAAGCGCCTAATTTACCTTTTGTTGGAAATGTTAAAGTCGTTGAGAAAATCGCAAACGAATTTCCCGAAATAGAAAAGGTCAAACTTACCAATGATGCCAATGCTGCCGCAATAGGCGAACTTATTTACGGCGGAGCCAAAGGAATGAAAGACTTTGCTATGGTAACCTTAGGAACTGGAGTTGGTAGCGGGTTTGTTGTTAATGGTCAAATATTATACGGAAAAGACGGTTTTGCAGGCGAATTTGGACACACTATAATAATTCCGAACGGACGTATGTGTGGTTGCGGTATTAGCGGGCATCTGGAAGCATATTGTTCGGCGTCGGGAATTGTTAGAACTTATTTCGAACTTATGGCTTTTAACAATGTGAAAAATGCAGCTCTTGCAGATGTGCCTTTCAACAAACTAACACCTTACGACATCTATTTAGCAGCCAAAAACAACGATAAAACAGCAATTGATACTTTTAACCGAACAGGAGAAATTTTGGGTATAGGGTTTGCAAATATTGTACATTATTTTTCTCCCGAAGCTATTTTCCTTTTCGGTGGTGTAACTGCTGCCGGCGATTACTTAATTAAACCTGCAATTAAGGTTATGGAGGATAATTTACTTCCGGGATTTAAAAATAAAGTAAAAGTATTATTGTCGTCATTACCAGATTCTTCGGTTGCTGTTCTTGGTGCGAGTGCATTGGTTTGGTAGTTTTTTCAATAAAATTATGCGTTTTGTTTGTTAAATCGTGTAAATTTTTTACTTTTGGAATGTTATTTAATTTAAAACTTCGGTGAAGTAGTATAAACAAGTCAATTAAGTCATGCAAAATAAACGGTATCTAAGTCTTACTATTCTTATAACTCTTTTTGTAACTCTGTTTGCTTATAGTGTAAAGTCGCAAAGCGTTAATTTTACTCATTCAGGCAAATGTGCTCAAAGTCCAACCCTTTTTGAAGGTACTGTTACCGGAATTACCGCTATGCAGTGGGATTGGAGCATGGGCGACGGCACAACGCTTAGCGGACAAAACGTTACCCATACGTACACAGCGCCCAATTACGCTGGATATAGCGTTGTCCTTAATGTTACAGATGACATAGGAAATGTGCATACCGTTAATAAATTTGTACCTATTAGTGCCGTTCCAACTTCAAGTTTTATGATTGATGGTAATACGTGCAACGGCGACTCAATTCAGTTTATTAATTTATCGTATAGCAATCCGCATATAATCAGGTACGTATGGAGTTGGGGCGACGGCTCTGCTAACGATACAATATATTATCCAAACAATCCGAATATCAAACATAAGTTTGCGGTAGTTAATACATATATTGTCCAGTTGGAAGTCATGTCTGCCGATTCGTGTATTAATTCATCATCTCAAAATATTACAATAAAATCAAGTCCTACTGCCAACTTTCATTTCGCCGGTTCTTGTCAAGGAGCGGAAGTTCAATTTACAGATGCTTCAAGTCCGAACGGTAGCGGTAGTATAGCTTATTGGAATTGGGATTTCGGCGACCCTGCAAGCGGAGTGAATAATACTTCTACCGATATCAATCCTGTTCACATTTTTTCCATGCCTGGTACTTACGATGTCAGGTTAATAGTAACCAATTTCAACACTTGTACAGATACTGTTATAAAGCAAGTTGTTATAAACGAAAAACCTAATGTAAGTTTTAATTATACACCTACTTGTTTAAATGAAGTTATTCATTTTACTCCCGACCCAGACTACATGAACATTGGTAACATCGCTACTTATTCGTGGAATTTTGGCGATGGCTTTACTGCAAGTACAGCAAATGCAGTTCATACTTATAATACTGCAGGTGTTTATCCCGTTACGCTCACTGTAGTTGATATAAACGGTTGCTCTAACGACACAACCATAACTATTACCGTAAACGAATTACCTTTGGTGAATTTCATTTTTTCATCAAATAATTGTGCAGGTTCCGAAGTCCAGTTTACCGACTTGACAACTTTAAGCTACGGCTTTATTACAAAATGGGTTTGGAACTTTGGAGATGGAACTTCAATAACTGTTCCTGCTGGTGGAAATCAAAATGTAAAACACACGTATTCATTGGCTGGAACATTTACTGTTCGCCTAACCGTATACGCTTCCGATAGTTGCTCAAATTTCTTTGAAAAACCAATCGTAATTCGTCCCAATCCTATAGCCAACTTCGACTACCAAGGCGAATGTCAAGACCAAGCTGTTCAGTTTCAGGATATAAGCCAGTTGGCAGGTGGTGGAGCTATTACAAATTGGTATTGGGATTTTGGAGATCAATTTTCGCCTGCTAACACGTCTCAGTTGCGAAATCCTACTCATGTGTACTCGCAGCCGGGTCAATATTCAGTAAGACTTATTGTTGTTAACGAAAATACTTGTTCCGATACAATTATTAAACCTATAACAATACAACAAAAACCTGCAGTTGATTTTACTTGGGATGCAGGATGCAGTCAGCAGCCTATTGTCTTTTCGCCCGACCAGGCTGTGGTTAATGTTGGTGCTATCCAAACTTGGCTGTGGGATTTTGGCGATGGAACTACATCTAACTTACCTGTTGCTACACACACTTTTACAGGTTCAACTTCTAGCATAGTTACTTTAACAATTACCGATACGGTAGGCTGTTCAAACAGTATTCAGCATACTATTCAACTTATTCCAAAACCAATAGTTAATTTCACAAACTCAACACCTGTTTGTAAAAATTCGCCTGTTTCGTTTTTTGTGAATACAACTTCGCAAGGTATTGTTGATCTTTGGGAATGGGACTTTGGAGATGGAACTACGCAAAATGTTACTAATCCCGGTTCGCCTAATGTGGAACATACGTACACACAGGCAGGAACTGTAACGGCTACGGTTACTGTTACTACCGAATATGGTTGTTTCAATTCGTATTCAAAAGAAATAGTTGTCAGAAATAATCCTTTAGTTAATTTCACTTATTCCGATTCTTGCCAGAGCGAAGCCATTGTCTTTACAAACCTAACACAAGCAGGTGAAGGCAGTATTGCTAATTGGTATTGGAATTTCGGCGATCCGGCATCAGGAGCAGGCAACACTTCATCGCTACAAAATCCTACGCATGTTTATAACACACCCGGAGTATATAATGTTACTTTAGTAGCTGAAAACAACTTTGGATGCCCAGATACAATTGTTAAAACTATTACTATTGTTGCAAAACCTGCTGTCGATTTTACTTACGAAATAGGATGTATAAACGATACAACACAATTTACTCTATCTCCAATAGTTCAAGTTGCAAATATTGTTTCGTTTCACTGGGATTTTGGCGATGGATATACGTCTAACCAACAAAATCCGGTACACATATATTCTGGTCTTGGACCTTACTACGTTACGCTTACCATTGTTGACAACAAGGGTTGTACAAACTCCATAACCAAAGAAGTTCTTGTGTCTGCTGCTCCAATAGCACAGTTTCAGGTATCTTCTTACAGATGTACTATGCAGGATGTACTTTTCACCGATGCTTCGGTTGTAGCTCCACCTAACAACATTTTAAGGTGGGTTTGGAATTTTGGCGATGGAAGCGATACTACAATTAATGCACCTGGCAATCCGAATGTTTCGCACAAATTCAATTTGCCAAACACTTATCAGGTTAAATTAACAATTTATACGAGTAATGGTTGCGAGAATACCAAAACTGTGAGTGTAACCGTATATGCAAGCCCGATTTCCGATTTTACTTTCGAGAATTTGTGTCAAGGCGATGCTGTTCAATTTACAAACACAACTCAGTTGAATAATGGAAGCTCAATTTCCAACTTTGCGTGGAACTTCGGCGACCCTACTACCGGAATTAACAATACATCTATATTAGAAAATCCGATGCATATTTTCTCTGCTGCGGATTTATTTCAGGTTCAGTTAAAAACAACTAACGCAAATGGTTGCTGGGATACGGTTGTTAAAAGCGTTAACATATTAGCAAAGCCGGCTGTAGCATTCGTTTACGATAGCATTTGTCAGGGTTACCCAATTACATTTTATCCCGATTCTACCATAATGAATTTGCAGAATATTGCTTCATACGATTGGAGTTTTGGCGACGGAACACCTAACTTACAAATCCAATCGCCTACTCATACCTTTGCAAATCCCGGTAACTATACCGTTACCCTAACAGTTGTTGATAATGAAGGTTGTAGCAATAGCTTTTCAAAAGAAGTTACTGTAAATCCTAAACCTACTGCCAACTTCAGCACATCGACAAGTTGTGTAAATTCGGTAACGCAGTTCAACGACTTATCATATGTAGTCAACAACGAACCTATTGTTGCTTGGCTTTGGGATTTTGGTAGTGGTGGAGCAACTTCAACTTTACAAAATCCTACTCATATTTATAATCAAATAGGA
This portion of the Lentimicrobiaceae bacterium genome encodes:
- a CDS encoding valine--tRNA ligase, encoding MNIAKKYTPQQIEEKWYSYWIENKLFKSEPDDREPYTIVIPPPNVTGVLHMGHMLNNTIQDVLVRRARMQGKNACWVPGTDHASIATEAKVVASLKEKGIDKADLTREEFLEHAWQWKEKHGGIILEQLKKLGASCDWDRTCFTMDDIRYKSVIKVFVDLYDKGLIYRGVRMVNWDPEALTALSDEEVIYKEVNSKLYYLKYKVEGTDDEYVTIATTRPETILGDTAVCVNPADERYFNLKGKNVIVPLINRVVPIIEDPYVDMEFGTGCLKITPAHDINDYEIGIKHNLESVDIFNPDGTLNKDAQLYVGKDRFEVRTLIVEDLQKAGSVEKIEDYVNKVGYSERTNAVIEPKLSMQWFLQMQKLAKPALDVVMDDFVRFYPDKFKNTYRHWMENVHDWCISRQLWWGQRIPAYYLPDKQIVVANNIYEALEKAKKINPQITADQLKQDDDVLDTWFSSWLWPMSVFDGILNPDNDDIQYYYPTNDLVTAPEIMFFWVARMIIASIEFKNNIPFKNVYFTGIVRDKLGRKMSKSLGNSPEPIELIEKYGADGVRVGMLLTSPAGNDLPFDEALCEQGRNFSNKIWNALKLVEGWNVDKTIPQPEYAEQSVKWFSNQLDLAISQIDNSFNDFRLSEALMTVYKLIWDDFCSWYLEIIKPEYGKPIDAKTYNSTVDFFVGLMKVLHPFMPFITEEINSILDNEKADYKSIMISEMPVAQDYSDSVINDFAATKEIINSIRNVRHKYNIPNKDKIEIFYKNIGDNSINELPFSDVVVKLGNLSKLSVSEKISEGISFIVGSFEFFVVIEQSINVEEELEKLNQELKYQEGFKNSVLKKLNNKKFVENAKPEIVDLERKKLSDSETKIEAILKQISNLKK
- a CDS encoding DUF1858 domain-containing protein, producing the protein MITPQTRIDEIVEKNPGSVKYLKEHGITCIICGEPVWITLEEAAKEKGFNDEQIMEFVSQLNKMK
- a CDS encoding ROK family protein, whose amino-acid sequence is MKKQIAIGIDIGGTHTVIGVVDKNGQILQELKPSIKTPAKSLNPNNDKYISEKLLTEYMSEIYSAIRWIISEVKKSEPEIQIVGIGIGAPNGCFYSGEIEQAPNLPFVGNVKVVEKIANEFPEIEKVKLTNDANAAAIGELIYGGAKGMKDFAMVTLGTGVGSGFVVNGQILYGKDGFAGEFGHTIIIPNGRMCGCGISGHLEAYCSASGIVRTYFELMAFNNVKNAALADVPFNKLTPYDIYLAAKNNDKTAIDTFNRTGEILGIGFANIVHYFSPEAIFLFGGVTAAGDYLIKPAIKVMEDNLLPGFKNKVKVLLSSLPDSSVAVLGASALVW
- a CDS encoding PKD domain-containing protein, which gives rise to MQNKRYLSLTILITLFVTLFAYSVKSQSVNFTHSGKCAQSPTLFEGTVTGITAMQWDWSMGDGTTLSGQNVTHTYTAPNYAGYSVVLNVTDDIGNVHTVNKFVPISAVPTSSFMIDGNTCNGDSIQFINLSYSNPHIIRYVWSWGDGSANDTIYYPNNPNIKHKFAVVNTYIVQLEVMSADSCINSSSQNITIKSSPTANFHFAGSCQGAEVQFTDASSPNGSGSIAYWNWDFGDPASGVNNTSTDINPVHIFSMPGTYDVRLIVTNFNTCTDTVIKQVVINEKPNVSFNYTPTCLNEVIHFTPDPDYMNIGNIATYSWNFGDGFTASTANAVHTYNTAGVYPVTLTVVDINGCSNDTTITITVNELPLVNFIFSSNNCAGSEVQFTDLTTLSYGFITKWVWNFGDGTSITVPAGGNQNVKHTYSLAGTFTVRLTVYASDSCSNFFEKPIVIRPNPIANFDYQGECQDQAVQFQDISQLAGGGAITNWYWDFGDQFSPANTSQLRNPTHVYSQPGQYSVRLIVVNENTCSDTIIKPITIQQKPAVDFTWDAGCSQQPIVFSPDQAVVNVGAIQTWLWDFGDGTTSNLPVATHTFTGSTSSIVTLTITDTVGCSNSIQHTIQLIPKPIVNFTNSTPVCKNSPVSFFVNTTSQGIVDLWEWDFGDGTTQNVTNPGSPNVEHTYTQAGTVTATVTVTTEYGCFNSYSKEIVVRNNPLVNFTYSDSCQSEAIVFTNLTQAGEGSIANWYWNFGDPASGAGNTSSLQNPTHVYNTPGVYNVTLVAENNFGCPDTIVKTITIVAKPAVDFTYEIGCINDTTQFTLSPIVQVANIVSFHWDFGDGYTSNQQNPVHIYSGLGPYYVTLTIVDNKGCTNSITKEVLVSAAPIAQFQVSSYRCTMQDVLFTDASVVAPPNNILRWVWNFGDGSDTTINAPGNPNVSHKFNLPNTYQVKLTIYTSNGCENTKTVSVTVYASPISDFTFENLCQGDAVQFTNTTQLNNGSSISNFAWNFGDPTTGINNTSILENPMHIFSAADLFQVQLKTTNANGCWDTVVKSVNILAKPAVAFVYDSICQGYPITFYPDSTIMNLQNIASYDWSFGDGTPNLQIQSPTHTFANPGNYTVTLTVVDNEGCSNSFSKEVTVNPKPTANFSTSTSCVNSVTQFNDLSYVVNNEPIVAWLWDFGSGGATSTLQNPTHIYNQIGIYDVSLIVTTYSGCKDTIQKPVEIFRKPEANFTYNNNSCQDATVHFQDSSFAVQSQIVSYYWIFDQNNHSTLQNPVYVFPFADSTYYVTLIVTNSFGCSDTITKEVYVDANFDFTFTSTVTCFGDTTYFTPQLISPEGDSLMFFTWEFDDPNSGIQNVSNLRNPYHVFTEPSTYNVSLTATNQDNCVLKRVKPVTILKLPEPNFSYSQGVCDSVIHFTDLSIANSQNISHWIWSFGDGINQTVNYPNSPNVSHQYSSHGFYDVSLAVVNSEGCTDTIVIQDVFVKPCVEANFEVIDSMICQNRVLTFVDNSASSSDITEWYWNFGDGTDTTYNSYMSEISHRFRGSGIYNVKLLITSQVGEELVTDSTTRSILVKRSPIADFEAEKFCVNNPVRFINKSSANGTIIDSVLWTFALPTDTSTAYNPTFTYTSPGDYNVVLYVQNHLGCYDTAKRVVSVNGLPRANFSFTQACEGTPLQFNDMSANSIAPLVNWKWLFSSPDSLLMGTSNKQNASFVFSQGGKHWSTLIVTDSVGCSDTVTKSVDVFLRPIGIFNTIPNFNNVQGQVKLENNTIGGAEYFWDFGNNETSSMVSPVVYYQQEGKYTIQLVSISQNNCTDTTYRDYEFIIKGLYVPTAFSPTSEKEEIKYFKPVGMNLREYQICVYDRWGDKIWSSDELDAEGKPKEAWDGTYNNEPLPAGVYTWKVSAVFKDGTTWNAINIGTSQGISNERWGTVTLIR